The following proteins are encoded in a genomic region of Leptospira ryugenii:
- a CDS encoding HlyD family efflux transporter periplasmic adaptor subunit codes for MKLNKFKAVRQSESNWETLHSSTYFDELLRHPAPNWNQRGILLICGFLFVSAIFVIFAKIDIIVPAFGTLRPKGNYFVVEALETGTVTNIYAKPGDFLKKGDPLVELEFSEQQIELTKDANNLQYEEVRLRRLYQNKREAEKILRNLDYNLENNSGSELSGNLLNKFVPLKKSYMDFKNGVGAKFLYDQSLLEFNEEYTNLKDEILLSQNTISSLRGDTKIKKERVDNAILRMPFSGFVGAIMVNNIGQNVTRGQTVAELIEENQLLEAFVEVNNKDIGGIKVGMNAIIKVKAFNQNEFGVLDGKIEQIVPNVKEKETFSVVLSIADQAVHRKEEDFSLIPGLKVEADIIVDRKRIIQAILMRGWE; via the coding sequence ATGAAGTTGAATAAGTTTAAGGCTGTCCGTCAATCAGAAAGTAACTGGGAGACTTTACATTCCAGCACTTACTTTGATGAGTTGTTACGTCATCCGGCACCTAATTGGAACCAAAGAGGAATCTTACTCATCTGTGGATTTTTGTTTGTATCAGCTATATTTGTAATCTTTGCAAAAATTGATATCATCGTTCCTGCTTTTGGAACTCTTAGGCCCAAAGGCAATTACTTTGTCGTGGAGGCTTTAGAAACTGGTACGGTAACAAATATTTATGCTAAACCAGGAGATTTTTTAAAGAAAGGAGATCCGCTCGTTGAGTTGGAGTTTTCTGAGCAACAAATAGAACTAACTAAAGATGCCAACAACTTACAATATGAAGAAGTCAGGCTGAGAAGACTCTACCAAAATAAACGAGAGGCAGAGAAGATCCTTCGCAATTTGGATTATAATTTGGAGAATAATTCTGGATCAGAATTATCAGGTAATCTTCTAAACAAATTTGTACCGCTCAAAAAATCTTATATGGATTTTAAGAATGGAGTCGGTGCAAAGTTTTTATATGACCAAAGTCTTTTAGAATTTAACGAAGAGTATACGAACTTAAAGGATGAGATTTTACTTTCTCAGAATACAATTTCGAGTCTTCGTGGAGATACAAAGATAAAAAAGGAAAGAGTTGATAATGCGATTCTTAGGATGCCTTTTTCTGGATTTGTTGGGGCGATTATGGTAAACAATATTGGTCAAAATGTAACTAGAGGACAAACCGTAGCTGAACTAATAGAAGAAAACCAACTCTTAGAAGCATTTGTGGAAGTGAACAACAAAGATATCGGTGGAATTAAAGTGGGTATGAATGCTATCATAAAAGTTAAGGCATTTAATCAAAATGAATTCGGTGTATTAGACGGAAAGATCGAACAAATTGTACCTAATGTAAAAGAAAAAGAAACATTTTCCGTTGTTTTATCAATTGCAGACCAAGCAGTCCATAGAAAAGAAGAGGATTTTTCTCTGATTCCAGGTTTAAAGGTTGAGGCAGATATAATCGTAGATCGGAAACGGATCATCCAAGCAATTCTGATGAGAGGATGGGAGTGA
- a CDS encoding acetyl-CoA C-acetyltransferase, giving the protein MEQVYILGGLRSAFGNFGGTLKDMSAVDLGVEVSKAAMAKVGIDPQIIEESIFGNVIPTGKDGIYLARHIGLKSGVPVSAPALTLNRLCGSGMESVVQAAKKILLSEAHTVLAGGVESMSNAPYVVRNARFGVRYGNTEFEDSLAQGLTDVYVELPMGMTAENLSDQYKISREEQDEWAAISQERAEAATNEGRLKDEIHPITIGGKTPIVFEKDEFVKGKASAAKLSGLKPAFKKDGSVTAGNASGINDGASALVIASASQSKKLGKEPLAIIKGWGHAGCDPAKMGIGPAVAIPLALKQAGISLKDVGLVEVNEAFAAQYLAVQKELGLDPKITNVNGGAIAIGHPLGASGNRVTLTLALEMQRRGVKYGVASLCIGGGQGIALVLENPKA; this is encoded by the coding sequence ATGGAACAAGTTTATATTTTAGGCGGCCTACGTTCAGCCTTCGGAAATTTCGGTGGTACTCTCAAGGACATGAGTGCAGTGGATTTGGGTGTGGAAGTCTCAAAAGCAGCGATGGCGAAAGTCGGTATCGACCCACAAATCATCGAAGAATCCATTTTTGGGAATGTGATCCCAACAGGAAAGGATGGAATCTATTTAGCAAGGCATATTGGCTTAAAATCAGGTGTTCCGGTCTCTGCGCCAGCCCTCACACTAAATCGGTTATGCGGTTCTGGAATGGAATCAGTGGTGCAAGCGGCAAAAAAGATATTACTCTCAGAAGCACATACAGTTTTAGCTGGTGGTGTTGAATCCATGAGCAATGCACCCTACGTTGTGAGAAATGCACGATTTGGCGTTCGTTATGGAAATACAGAATTTGAAGATTCGTTGGCACAAGGCCTAACAGACGTTTACGTTGAATTGCCTATGGGTATGACAGCCGAAAATCTTTCAGACCAATATAAAATCTCACGTGAAGAGCAAGACGAATGGGCTGCGATTTCCCAGGAAAGAGCGGAAGCCGCGACCAATGAAGGGCGATTGAAAGACGAAATCCATCCAATCACAATTGGTGGAAAGACTCCCATTGTCTTTGAAAAAGATGAGTTTGTAAAAGGTAAGGCAAGTGCTGCAAAGCTAAGTGGCCTAAAACCTGCCTTTAAAAAAGACGGAAGTGTTACAGCTGGGAATGCTTCCGGTATCAATGATGGGGCTTCTGCATTGGTCATCGCTTCGGCAAGCCAAAGCAAAAAATTAGGAAAAGAGCCCCTTGCCATCATCAAGGGATGGGGTCATGCTGGTTGCGACCCAGCGAAGATGGGCATTGGCCCTGCAGTTGCCATTCCACTGGCACTGAAACAAGCTGGTATATCCTTAAAGGATGTTGGCCTTGTGGAAGTCAATGAGGCATTTGCTGCCCAATATCTGGCTGTCCAAAAGGAATTAGGTCTCGACCCCAAAATCACAAATGTCAATGGAGGTGCCATCGCCATTGGACATCCACTCGGAGCATCGGGCAATAGAGTGACTTTAACTCTAGCACTCGAAATGCAAAGACGAGGTGTCAAATATGGAGTCGCCTCACTCTGTATAGGCGGTGGCCAAGGGATTGCACTCGTTTTAGAAAACCCTAAAGCATAA
- a CDS encoding transferase, with protein MFLLFPGRHHLLTKFQAEYLKQLEKGGLKKAILLNGSPWGVDSSISGLVVPITSANHHSTRRNPLPFYQRAMMVQEFSSQFSFPTFVYPIDDLGQSTQFAEYCLKKIQVESEGKLNLNPTNTILLCSSPVMSSYIKLGFSVLPVELDPYENDHFVSLQPWQVVEAIARNQEQEIGILEEYASAASVRFWKDYEVGKKVRMLFSDALIGDDGDLTESRDYNTYVREMDEIADLKFQETKDFIVSGRIGDIGCAVGSWIKLASQLPPLRESDFYGVEIARKLFDICEQRKENGDFGTENVFFLRKNAVSGLVFPENSMKTIHTSSLTHEIFSYGSMESLHSFIQNRYKELSYGGVWINRDVVGPENKDEIVYLWLNQDDGRFDLEPKEFFDKILKKEYLDSLSTFSRFFVFQREFRKERDYVLPFEQVQIEGKVYLRLKMEHACEFLSKKDYTDNWDSEMHEAFSFWKFSEWKHFLEDSGFQIHPKSQAYANPWILENRYKTKAEIFASQSREPTRIADLIPRPFPVTNMLLVGVKEG; from the coding sequence ATGTTTCTCCTTTTTCCGGGAAGGCATCATTTACTCACAAAATTCCAAGCGGAGTATTTGAAACAACTGGAAAAAGGAGGGCTAAAGAAAGCGATTCTCCTAAATGGCTCGCCTTGGGGAGTGGATAGCTCAATTTCCGGTTTGGTTGTCCCAATCACCTCAGCTAACCATCATTCAACGAGAAGAAATCCTCTTCCTTTTTACCAAAGGGCCATGATGGTCCAAGAGTTCTCTTCTCAATTTTCATTTCCTACCTTTGTCTATCCCATAGATGATTTAGGACAATCCACTCAATTTGCAGAGTATTGTCTAAAAAAGATCCAAGTAGAATCGGAAGGTAAACTTAATTTAAATCCAACGAATACGATTCTTCTTTGTTCGAGTCCTGTGATGTCTTCTTATATCAAATTAGGATTTTCTGTTTTACCTGTTGAATTGGATCCTTATGAAAATGATCATTTTGTCTCACTCCAACCTTGGCAGGTAGTAGAGGCAATTGCCAGGAACCAAGAACAAGAAATAGGTATTTTGGAAGAGTATGCTTCCGCTGCATCTGTCAGATTTTGGAAAGACTATGAAGTAGGAAAAAAAGTTAGGATGCTCTTTTCCGATGCACTGATAGGCGATGACGGTGACCTAACAGAATCCAGAGATTACAATACTTATGTCCGGGAGATGGATGAAATAGCAGATCTCAAATTCCAGGAAACAAAAGATTTCATTGTTTCTGGTAGGATTGGAGATATTGGTTGTGCTGTTGGATCTTGGATCAAACTCGCAAGCCAACTGCCTCCTCTGCGAGAAAGTGATTTTTATGGAGTCGAGATCGCTCGCAAACTCTTTGATATCTGTGAACAGAGAAAAGAGAATGGTGATTTTGGAACCGAAAATGTTTTTTTTCTCCGTAAAAATGCTGTTAGTGGACTTGTATTTCCTGAGAATTCAATGAAGACTATCCATACATCTTCCTTAACACATGAAATTTTTTCCTATGGGAGTATGGAAAGTTTACACTCTTTTATACAAAATCGATACAAAGAATTGAGTTATGGAGGGGTTTGGATCAACCGAGATGTAGTCGGCCCAGAAAACAAAGATGAAATCGTTTATCTGTGGTTAAACCAAGATGATGGTAGATTTGATTTAGAACCAAAAGAATTTTTCGATAAAATTCTTAAGAAGGAATATCTAGATTCACTTTCCACATTTTCACGTTTTTTTGTTTTCCAGAGAGAGTTCCGGAAGGAGAGAGATTATGTCCTACCCTTTGAACAAGTCCAGATCGAAGGCAAAGTATATCTACGTTTGAAAATGGAACATGCTTGTGAATTTCTTTCCAAAAAAGACTATACTGACAATTGGGATAGCGAAATGCACGAGGCCTTTTCATTTTGGAAATTCTCAGAATGGAAACATTTTCTCGAGGATTCTGGTTTTCAAATCCACCCAAAGTCCCAAGCCTACGCAAATCCTTGGATTTTAGAAAATCGCTATAAAACCAAAGCAGAAATTTTTGCGAGCCAGTCCAGAGAGCCAACCCGAATTGCCGATCTTATTCCTAGACCGTTCCCGGTCACGAATATGCTATTGGTTGGGGTAAAAGAGGGTTGA
- a CDS encoding peptidase domain-containing ABC transporter, giving the protein MNPEILRHADKIRTVFRNNYLFADLDPQELEDLFPYLTVKFYNQNQTIISKDSGTKFVHIVLNGRIGIKTSDNISLGYLEVGESIGERMSITGNKSTATYFAHEPLIMVLIPVAQFKQLIQKFPYLEEKVRRREEEQEKFHSVRKLSFFRELDPEDIRGIIKITETISCEEDEYLFHEGDEGNAAYIIKSGKVHIRTENPKKLISIMKAGDILGEIAIFKKQKRLASAITAEPSIIYKIPGDAIRELLGEKKGSKLEEIVQSRLLRFTSYKEKEMEEDVLRPFDVKRYEIGIGIQKSDFFQVTTSNPVLVGLACTEFAFRHYEKPLPNNWKVRIKNELSRKSNPSLFDLAIELEKNGFLTKQLRVRPKQLKDLKDPFFIADEENLPVAILMIDVKEEAVLISHPTKGILEVELKTFYRFWDGMILTFSPSPPAMSMDSGLVSFVKELRALFRPHVKEMRWIVGATIISACLSLSFPYFLREVIDRILLFADFNFLLVLSIGVGLSIIFQSMFTLYRNLLTMGVLQNLEYTFLVRFFHHILHLSLNDFRKLEPSDYTLRLQENQKILEIATRAGVTLVLDLVTLPIFITVLLFADIKLTLLGIAFLLLYALIVVRVSSKIRSLSNLTFESKKKTVSYLLSILGGITLIKINTQEQTYHKKGMNEISRTLLSELRIQKRTNFLFFIGKFFEQSGMLAIMTFGITNVIEEKISLGTFLGFQIIFSLLVEPIIRICRIYEDILEMRQARKRLMDVYLLPSEYTSTRPYGELPRFSGKIRLDHVYFKYKENEPFVLHDIHFEVNAGEKIAIVGKNGSGKTTLIRLLTGILRPTEGRVFFDSFDLSTLDPEEIRIQLGIVEQNPILFSGSIAENICKKNPSLSKDAMLAGAKIAAVDRFVDRFPFGYQTKLGEGGAGLSGGQKQRLAIARAFVSSPSILFLDEPTASLDAESEHYVQSRMEDIFSERTIVFTSHKLQTIVGADKIIVLDEGKIVEMGTHAELFAKKGVYYYYFKLSEGSDNEVE; this is encoded by the coding sequence TTGAACCCAGAAATTTTACGACATGCAGACAAGATTAGGACTGTATTCCGAAACAATTACCTCTTCGCAGATTTAGATCCACAAGAGCTGGAGGATCTATTTCCTTACCTTACAGTAAAGTTCTATAACCAAAACCAAACAATTATCAGTAAAGATTCTGGAACGAAGTTTGTCCACATAGTGTTGAATGGGCGAATCGGAATCAAAACTTCTGACAATATCTCTCTCGGCTATCTAGAAGTAGGCGAATCAATTGGAGAACGGATGTCGATTACAGGAAATAAATCGACTGCTACCTATTTTGCGCATGAACCATTGATCATGGTTCTGATTCCAGTTGCGCAATTTAAACAATTAATCCAAAAGTTTCCGTACCTAGAAGAAAAAGTTAGGCGAAGAGAAGAAGAACAGGAAAAGTTTCATTCTGTTCGCAAATTGAGTTTTTTCCGAGAATTGGATCCAGAAGATATTCGAGGAATTATAAAAATAACGGAAACTATCTCCTGTGAAGAGGATGAGTATCTCTTCCATGAAGGAGATGAAGGAAATGCTGCCTATATTATCAAAAGTGGAAAGGTACACATAAGAACAGAAAATCCTAAAAAACTTATCTCCATCATGAAAGCCGGTGATATCTTAGGTGAGATCGCAATCTTTAAAAAACAAAAGAGACTTGCGAGTGCCATAACTGCAGAACCTAGCATCATATACAAAATTCCTGGTGATGCCATTCGGGAGCTATTAGGAGAAAAAAAAGGCTCTAAACTAGAAGAGATTGTACAATCAAGACTACTGCGATTCACTTCTTATAAAGAAAAGGAAATGGAAGAAGACGTTTTACGACCTTTTGACGTAAAACGATATGAAATTGGGATAGGTATCCAAAAATCGGATTTTTTCCAAGTCACAACCAGCAATCCCGTATTAGTTGGTCTTGCATGCACGGAATTTGCTTTTCGCCACTATGAAAAACCGCTCCCAAACAATTGGAAAGTGAGAATAAAGAATGAACTATCTCGCAAGTCAAATCCAAGTTTATTTGATTTGGCAATTGAATTAGAAAAAAATGGATTTCTGACAAAACAACTAAGAGTGAGACCCAAACAACTCAAAGATTTGAAAGATCCTTTTTTTATAGCTGATGAGGAGAATCTACCTGTTGCGATCTTAATGATAGACGTTAAAGAAGAAGCAGTCTTAATTTCTCATCCTACGAAAGGAATTTTAGAAGTTGAGCTAAAGACTTTCTATCGATTTTGGGATGGTATGATTCTAACTTTTAGTCCCTCACCACCTGCGATGTCTATGGACTCAGGTCTTGTCAGTTTTGTTAAAGAGTTGAGGGCATTGTTTCGGCCGCACGTAAAAGAAATGCGATGGATTGTTGGTGCAACCATCATTTCCGCATGTCTATCACTTTCATTTCCCTATTTTTTAAGGGAAGTCATAGACCGTATCTTGTTATTCGCTGACTTTAATTTCCTTCTAGTGCTTTCGATAGGAGTAGGGTTGTCGATTATCTTCCAATCGATGTTCACACTTTATAGAAATTTATTAACGATGGGAGTACTTCAAAACTTGGAGTACACTTTTTTGGTCCGATTTTTTCATCATATCCTACATTTATCCCTGAACGATTTTAGAAAATTGGAACCAAGCGATTACACTTTGCGGTTGCAAGAAAACCAAAAGATTTTGGAGATTGCGACACGTGCTGGAGTAACCTTAGTCTTAGATCTCGTAACATTGCCTATCTTTATAACTGTTTTATTATTTGCCGACATAAAACTCACACTTTTGGGAATCGCATTCTTATTATTATATGCACTTATTGTTGTTAGAGTTTCATCTAAGATCAGGAGTTTATCCAATCTTACTTTTGAATCCAAGAAGAAGACTGTCTCTTATTTATTATCCATCTTAGGTGGAATCACCCTTATAAAAATTAACACTCAAGAGCAGACCTATCATAAAAAAGGAATGAATGAAATATCAAGAACTCTCCTCTCTGAACTCAGAATTCAGAAGCGAACGAATTTTCTTTTTTTTATCGGAAAGTTTTTTGAGCAGTCTGGGATGTTGGCAATCATGACTTTTGGAATCACAAATGTTATTGAAGAAAAGATAAGTTTAGGCACTTTCCTTGGGTTCCAAATTATATTCTCTCTATTGGTGGAACCAATCATTCGCATATGCCGTATCTATGAGGATATTCTCGAAATGCGCCAAGCAAGGAAACGTCTAATGGATGTTTACTTGTTACCAAGTGAATATACATCTACGCGTCCTTATGGAGAACTTCCAAGGTTTTCAGGGAAAATACGCCTAGACCATGTGTATTTTAAATATAAAGAAAATGAGCCTTTTGTTCTCCATGACATTCATTTTGAAGTAAATGCTGGAGAAAAAATTGCAATCGTAGGAAAAAATGGAAGCGGGAAAACTACACTTATTCGTCTTCTAACGGGCATTTTACGTCCCACTGAAGGTAGGGTTTTCTTTGATTCTTTTGACTTATCTACTTTGGATCCCGAAGAAATTCGCATACAGTTAGGAATTGTTGAGCAGAATCCAATTTTATTTTCCGGTAGTATTGCAGAGAACATTTGTAAAAAGAATCCATCTTTATCAAAAGATGCGATGTTAGCAGGCGCAAAGATTGCTGCTGTCGATCGCTTTGTAGATAGATTTCCATTTGGTTACCAAACAAAACTGGGAGAGGGAGGGGCTGGGCTTTCTGGCGGTCAAAAACAAAGATTAGCGATTGCTAGGGCTTTTGTGAGTAGCCCATCAATCTTGTTTTTAGATGAACCAACAGCTTCCTTAGATGCGGAAAGCGAACATTATGTCCAAAGTAGAATGGAAGACATTTTTTCGGAAAGAACCATTGTGTTCACTTCACATAAACTACAGACTATTGTAGGCGCTGACAAAATCATCGTATTGGATGAAGGTAAGATCGTTGAAATGGGAACTCACGCGGAGCTTTTTGCGAAAAAGGGTGTTTATTATTATTATTTTAAGCTGAGCGAGGGTAGCGACAATGAAGTTGAATAA
- a CDS encoding peptidase domain-containing ABC transporter translates to MNLPIALEEKFQLEEFLNSIPKTQSNLLLHLWERISLPKDQIIKAGDFDHTPILYVESGRIKVLYTQNSNLVSLRSLEKNSLYGIKEIALGNLDHLVYQASENSVIYIIRIPLWKQTLASNDKLQKAWESFQDLCRLKDEIRIIPLFRKLPSDLIGEIAQKLIKKQVKQGKTLIEEGSKSTSIFFISKGKFKIKKSTWPKDFFSIVEEGSVIGEMGVLEKKERNATVIAQSDAVVYELLAKDAAEIFQKSEALFNSLKALSTSRKSNDLDPSKEELAGSFLDEAFEDRPTFVKKTNRIRPRYKTKRFPMMVEESAYQSGQACRQMILKFYGYDDQTTEDDTFPNLDSEINFGHWKDTFSKYGETYVLDYLKYKKDLEDIPFLIRWEGSRFACVISKTGSKILVADPSQGISEFEEFEFEAKIGRYAILPIPTNTRNRRKRLAFSFFPGILRYFLPFKKFIISGLIASFLIKMTEIIIPLINIYLIDNVMIHENTEYLIPVIFSVACLTFVQILLAYFRVNVMSFSMTRANQEIVMKFLDKLISLPIYFFEINKKGEILKRWEEIENVITFFSEQGTMRFLDLVFAIITLILFIFLSPLLLMIILILLVPEIVLVSHITPLLENETKKESLRSADSFSYFIETIHGFETVKNLGSTAVQRWEFEKRLISQLNVEARRLYYSNLLESSTLIFKLITNILILIVGTLQVYSGEITIGTMFAVIGLISYLRSPMISLVKEHINFQKAKLAWKRSQDFYSQESEFEDRERISKIEIPDIQKYIEFRKVNYHFTHSKRNFNLIDINLKIEIGKRYAFVGRSGSGKSTFIKLILGLYKCSEGEVLIDGTSLEDIWLPSYRKRIGLVSQENPILAGSIRENISLSNPHATLSEITEAAKLADIHDEIIQLPLGYDTELNDRSNNFSEGQKQKIAFARLILQNPSLIVLDEPTSHLDKDTEHIILSNLYERMVGRTIVNVAHRLDTIRAYDEIIVVEQGRFVERGTHRDLIRKKGIYHLLYSTQEAIR, encoded by the coding sequence TTGAACCTTCCGATTGCTCTAGAAGAGAAATTTCAGTTAGAGGAGTTTCTCAATTCGATTCCCAAAACTCAGTCAAATCTACTCTTGCATTTATGGGAAAGAATCTCATTACCTAAAGACCAAATCATAAAGGCAGGAGATTTTGATCATACACCAATTTTGTATGTTGAATCTGGACGCATAAAAGTACTCTACACTCAGAATTCCAATCTTGTCAGTTTACGTTCTTTAGAAAAAAATTCATTGTATGGGATTAAAGAAATTGCTTTGGGGAATTTAGATCATTTGGTCTACCAAGCAAGTGAGAATTCCGTAATTTATATCATTAGGATTCCCTTATGGAAGCAAACATTAGCAAGTAATGATAAATTACAAAAGGCTTGGGAGTCCTTCCAAGATCTTTGCCGACTCAAAGATGAGATTAGGATTATACCACTCTTTAGAAAGTTACCGTCAGACTTGATTGGTGAGATCGCTCAAAAGTTGATTAAAAAGCAGGTAAAGCAAGGAAAAACACTCATAGAAGAAGGTTCAAAATCTACCTCAATCTTCTTTATCTCCAAAGGAAAATTCAAGATCAAAAAATCAACATGGCCTAAAGATTTTTTTTCTATAGTGGAGGAAGGCTCGGTAATCGGTGAGATGGGAGTCCTAGAAAAAAAGGAGAGAAATGCAACCGTGATTGCACAAAGCGATGCAGTTGTGTATGAACTTTTAGCTAAGGATGCAGCTGAGATTTTTCAGAAATCGGAAGCATTATTCAACTCACTCAAAGCACTATCAACGAGTAGAAAATCGAACGATCTAGATCCGAGCAAAGAAGAGTTAGCTGGATCTTTCCTTGATGAAGCATTTGAAGATCGCCCAACTTTTGTAAAGAAAACTAATCGTATCCGTCCAAGGTATAAAACAAAACGTTTTCCTATGATGGTAGAAGAATCTGCGTATCAATCGGGGCAAGCCTGTCGACAGATGATCCTGAAATTTTATGGCTATGATGACCAGACTACAGAGGATGATACTTTTCCAAATTTAGATTCGGAAATTAACTTTGGTCATTGGAAAGATACATTCTCTAAGTACGGTGAGACGTATGTCTTGGATTATCTTAAATACAAAAAAGATTTAGAAGATATACCTTTTTTGATACGATGGGAAGGTAGCCGATTTGCCTGTGTAATTTCAAAAACTGGCTCAAAAATCTTGGTAGCGGACCCATCGCAAGGCATTTCCGAATTTGAAGAATTTGAGTTTGAGGCAAAGATCGGCCGCTATGCAATCCTTCCGATTCCAACAAATACAAGAAATAGGAGAAAAAGATTAGCATTCTCATTTTTTCCAGGAATTCTCCGTTATTTCCTTCCTTTTAAAAAGTTTATCATTTCGGGATTGATTGCTTCTTTTTTGATAAAGATGACGGAGATCATCATACCATTGATCAATATCTATTTAATTGATAATGTTATGATACATGAAAATACTGAATATTTAATCCCCGTTATATTTTCAGTTGCATGTTTGACTTTTGTGCAGATTCTCCTAGCCTACTTTCGTGTGAATGTAATGTCGTTTTCAATGACAAGAGCCAATCAGGAAATCGTAATGAAGTTTCTTGATAAATTGATCTCACTTCCAATTTATTTTTTTGAGATCAATAAAAAAGGTGAGATTCTAAAAAGATGGGAGGAAATTGAAAATGTAATCACCTTTTTTTCCGAGCAAGGAACCATGCGATTTTTGGATCTTGTTTTTGCGATCATTACGCTCATTCTTTTTATCTTTCTTTCCCCACTTTTACTTATGATCATATTGATTCTATTGGTTCCAGAAATTGTCCTGGTGAGTCACATAACACCTTTATTGGAAAATGAAACCAAAAAAGAATCATTACGATCAGCGGATTCATTTAGTTATTTCATAGAAACTATTCATGGCTTTGAGACCGTAAAAAATCTTGGGTCTACTGCGGTTCAAAGGTGGGAGTTCGAAAAGCGGCTGATTTCTCAATTGAATGTAGAGGCAAGAAGATTGTACTATTCAAATCTTTTAGAATCGTCTACATTAATATTTAAACTCATTACAAATATCCTTATCTTAATCGTAGGCACCTTGCAGGTATATAGTGGAGAGATTACAATCGGAACAATGTTTGCTGTGATCGGATTGATTTCCTATTTGCGTTCTCCGATGATATCCCTTGTAAAAGAGCACATCAATTTCCAAAAAGCAAAATTAGCCTGGAAACGATCACAAGATTTTTATAGTCAAGAGTCAGAATTTGAGGATAGAGAGAGAATATCAAAGATTGAAATTCCTGATATCCAAAAATACATTGAATTTCGTAAAGTGAATTACCACTTCACACATTCCAAACGAAATTTTAACTTAATTGATATCAATCTTAAAATTGAAATTGGAAAGCGATATGCGTTTGTAGGTAGAAGTGGAAGTGGAAAATCAACTTTCATAAAACTCATTCTCGGTCTATATAAATGTTCAGAGGGAGAAGTTTTAATTGATGGTACCTCATTGGAAGATATTTGGCTGCCATCATATCGTAAAAGGATTGGTTTGGTTTCGCAAGAGAATCCAATTCTTGCAGGCAGCATTCGAGAAAATATATCTCTATCAAATCCGCACGCTACACTCTCAGAAATTACCGAGGCTGCTAAATTAGCTGATATTCATGATGAGATTATTCAATTGCCTCTGGGTTACGATACAGAGCTTAACGATAGATCGAATAATTTCTCTGAAGGACAAAAGCAAAAGATAGCTTTTGCAAGATTGATTTTACAAAACCCTTCTCTGATCGTTTTGGATGAACCTACTTCTCATTTGGACAAGGATACAGAACATATTATTCTTTCCAATCTTTATGAACGTATGGTGGGTAGAACGATCGTGAACGTGGCGCACAGGCTAGATACGATCAGAGCTTATGATGAAATCATTGTTGTGGAACAGGGCAGATTTGTGGAAAGGGGAACACATAGAGACTTAATCCGAAAAAAAGGAATCTACCATTTGCTTTATTCTACACAGGAAGCTATCCGATAA